The following are from one region of the Coffea eugenioides isolate CCC68of chromosome 2, Ceug_1.0, whole genome shotgun sequence genome:
- the LOC113763333 gene encoding galactinol synthase 2-like → MAPDMVSNTNSPVTSGLVKAASLSSRAYVTFLAGNGDYVKGVVGLAKGLRKVKTVYPLVVAVLPDVPEEHRRILLNQGCIVREIEPVYPPENQTQFAMAYYVINYSKLRIWEFVEYSKMVYLDGDIQVFENIDHLFDLPDGYFYAVKDCFCEKTWSHTPQYQIGYCQQCPDKVQWQEELGQRPPLYFNAGMFVYEPSLPTYDDLLSTLKITPPTPFAEQDFLNMFFRDVYRPIPPIYNLVLAMLWRHPENVELEKVKVVHYCAAGSKPWRYTGKEDNMDREDIKVLVKNWWDIYNDETLDYKRSAANISATIGGEAEAKNLKARALRCIPAPSAA, encoded by the exons ATGGCTCCTGATATGGTTAGTAATACTAATTCGCCAGTCACAAGTGGTCTTGTCAAGGCTGCTAGTTTGTCTAGCCGTGCCTACGTCACATTTCTGGCAGGCAACGGTGACTACGTGAAGGGTGTGGTTGGTTTGGCCAAAGGGTTAAGGAAGGTTAAAACTGTCTATCCTTTGGTGGTTGCAGTTTTGCCTGACGTCCCTGAGGAGCACCGTCGTATACTGCTGAACCAGGGCTGCATTGTCCGCGAGATTGAGCCCGTCTATCCTCCTGAGAACCAGACTCAATTTGCCATGGCATATTATGTCATCAACTACTCCAAGCTTCGCATCTGGGAG TTTGTTGAGTATAGCAAAATGGTATACTTGGATGGAGATATCCAAGTGTTTGAGAACATAGATCACCTGTTTGACTTGCCAGACGGATACTTCTATGCTGTAAAGGACTGCTTCTGTGAGAAGACTTGGAGTCACACCCCACAATACCAGATCGGCTACTGTCAGCAGTGCCCTGATAAGGTTCAGTGGCAAGAAGAGTTGGGTCAAAGGCCCCCTCTTTACTTCAATGCCGGCATGTTCGTATACGAGCCTAGTCTTCCCACCTATGATGATCTCTTGAGCACCCTCAAGATCACTCCTCCTACTCCGTTTGCTGAGCAGGACTTCCTGAACATGTTCTTCAGGGATGTTTATAGGCCAATTCCTCCAATTTACAACTTGGTGCTGGCCATGTTATGGAGGCATCCAGAGAACGTTGAGCTGGAAAAAGTGAAGGTAGTCCATTACTGTGCTGCTGGATCAAAGCCATGGAGGTACACTGGCAAGGAAGACAACATGGACAGAGAAGACATCAAGGTGCTAGTGAAGAACTGGTGGGATATTTACAATGATGAGACATTGGATTACAAGAGGTCCGCTGCAAATATTTCTGCCACAATTGGGGGTGAAGCTGAAGCTAAGAACCTCAAAGCTAGAGCTCTTCGCTGCATTCCCGCCCCATCTGCCGCTTGA